From the Solirubrobacterales bacterium genome, one window contains:
- a CDS encoding polysaccharide deacetylase family protein, which translates to MEAQSADSQPAGRSGRPAAILRLTLAGALLGVICLVATPAATGVKHRPIERAKLSQSGRSLIVQVRTVKPVMLRKLDPRPEFRRDRARYLCLDLSRAGTRGLVRICFGGRRRPYHRVGVSRLAPNGKVISRKTIEADVMRRGRRGLTAAFRPDLAGLRPAGYRWQISYADGSCDGADGRSGCAATFPTARKLNYRLRPVRVVGCTGGNGGVVSHGPRRRKLVAFTFDDGPGPATPAVLRQLRRFRVKATFFMLGSQVNRYPGMARKVLAAGHELANHSSNHALLPGYSDISRASRAIRRRTGFRPCLFRPPYGAIGSGLKSAARRAGMKSVIWDVDTVDWSLPGSGTIRSRISHGVRRGSIVLMHDAGGPRGQTVAALPRAIRKLRRRGYRFVTVTELLGNRMLYRPVR; encoded by the coding sequence GTGGAAGCACAGTCGGCTGACAGCCAACCGGCAGGACGGTCGGGACGGCCCGCCGCCATCCTTCGGCTCACGCTGGCCGGTGCTCTGCTTGGTGTCATCTGCCTGGTTGCGACCCCCGCCGCGACCGGGGTGAAGCATCGGCCGATCGAGCGGGCGAAGCTCTCCCAGTCGGGGCGATCCCTGATCGTCCAGGTCCGGACCGTGAAACCTGTGATGCTGCGAAAGCTCGATCCCCGGCCCGAGTTCCGTCGCGACCGTGCCCGCTACCTCTGCCTCGACCTGTCCCGGGCCGGGACCCGGGGGTTGGTCCGGATCTGCTTCGGTGGCCGCCGGCGGCCGTACCACCGGGTCGGGGTCTCGCGCCTCGCCCCGAACGGGAAGGTGATCTCCCGGAAAACGATCGAGGCCGATGTGATGCGACGCGGCAGGCGGGGCCTGACCGCGGCGTTTCGCCCGGACCTGGCCGGGCTTCGCCCCGCCGGGTACCGCTGGCAGATCAGTTACGCCGACGGAAGCTGCGACGGGGCCGACGGGAGGTCCGGATGCGCGGCCACCTTTCCGACTGCCAGAAAGCTGAACTACCGGCTCCGGCCGGTGCGGGTGGTCGGCTGCACCGGTGGCAACGGCGGGGTCGTCTCCCACGGCCCGCGTCGACGCAAGCTGGTCGCGTTCACCTTCGACGACGGACCGGGGCCGGCCACCCCGGCGGTGCTGCGACAGCTCCGGCGCTTCAGGGTGAAGGCAACCTTCTTCATGCTCGGTTCGCAGGTGAACCGATATCCGGGGATGGCCCGAAAGGTGCTTGCCGCCGGTCACGAACTCGCCAACCACAGTTCGAATCACGCTCTGCTCCCCGGCTACTCCGACATCTCCCGAGCCAGCCGGGCGATCCGGCGCCGCACCGGGTTCAGGCCCTGCCTCTTCCGACCCCCCTACGGCGCGATCGGCTCAGGTCTGAAGTCGGCCGCCCGCCGGGCGGGGATGAAGAGCGTGATCTGGGATGTCGACACGGTCGACTGGAGTCTCCCCGGATCGGGCACGATCCGGAGCCGGATCTCCCACGGTGTGCGGCGCGGGTCGATCGTGCTGATGCACGACGCCGGCGGGCCGCGCGGGCAGACCGTCGCCGCCTTGCCGCGGGCGATCCGCAAACTGCGGCGGCGCGGCTACCGGTTTGTGACGGTCACCGAACTGCTCGGCAACCGGATGCTCTACCGCCCGGTCAGGTAG
- a CDS encoding ferritin, with protein sequence MAEKSFAEALNAQVANEFAASQQYVAMAVYYDSETLPRLAAFFYRQALEEREHAMMMIQYLLDVDAPVEVPDIKSQPTRYKDGITPVKEALGQEKRVSDEIFALFELARETRDYRAEQFMTWFVKEQVEEVALMGDLLSVVERSRENLLLAEEYIAREGLGEEGADPTAPPPAGG encoded by the coding sequence ATGGCCGAGAAAAGTTTCGCTGAAGCGTTGAACGCCCAGGTTGCCAACGAGTTCGCCGCCTCCCAGCAGTACGTGGCGATGGCGGTCTACTACGACAGCGAGACCCTGCCCCGGCTGGCCGCTTTCTTCTACCGGCAGGCCCTGGAGGAACGTGAACACGCGATGATGATGATCCAGTACCTGCTGGACGTGGACGCCCCGGTCGAGGTGCCCGACATCAAGTCGCAGCCCACCCGGTACAAGGACGGGATCACCCCGGTCAAGGAGGCACTCGGCCAGGAGAAGCGGGTTTCGGATGAGATCTTCGCCCTGTTCGAGCTGGCCCGCGAGACCAGGGACTACCGGGCCGAGCAGTTCATGACCTGGTTCGTCAAGGAACAGGTTGAGGAGGTGGCCCTGATGGGCGACCTGCTGAGCGTGGTCGAACGCTCCCGGGAGAACCTGCTGCTGGCCGAGGAGTACATCGCCCGGGAGGGTCTCGGCGAGGAGGGTGCGGACCCGACCGCCCCGCCGCCGGCCGGCGGCTGA
- a CDS encoding VOC family protein has product MSALIHTCYRVLDPEKSVDFYEKLGFAEIGRLPIRDEAVNIFMGLPEDGARLELTWNRGRTEPYEIGTGYGHIAITIEDMDGALARLATAGIEPERPPYTVAENGPRLCFVADPDGYRVELIEADPGTSG; this is encoded by the coding sequence ATGTCTGCGCTTATCCACACCTGCTACCGGGTGCTTGACCCGGAGAAGTCGGTTGACTTCTACGAGAAACTCGGTTTCGCCGAAATCGGGCGTCTGCCGATCCGGGACGAGGCAGTGAACATCTTCATGGGCCTGCCCGAGGACGGTGCCCGGCTCGAGCTGACCTGGAACAGGGGCCGGACCGAGCCCTACGAGATCGGCACCGGTTACGGCCACATCGCGATCACGATCGAGGACATGGACGGAGCCCTCGCCCGTCTGGCCACGGCCGGGATCGAACCGGAACGTCCGCCGTACACGGTCGCCGAGAACGGCCCCCGGCTCTGCTTCGTCGCCGATCCCGACGGCTACCGGGTCGAACTGATCGAGGCCGATCCCGGCACCTCCGGCTGA
- a CDS encoding PKD domain-containing protein — translation MVVRSVTSIREGRNVLLGMLAAILIVLLAAGSAQAAKPAIFEAGAAAFNINPDTPQYIGGYGYKSGPTTEVNDPLEVRAFFVGQGRNAAVMVSADSTGWFSAYEGPTMKPYGIDATRVKIAEALSNRGYNVTPESVLINSTHAHSTPVLVGIWGLVDWRYLKKVSTSAVDAAIAAADRAKKSELWAETGSVRSLVWQNGQGTNHPDGYEADNQLPVLWARDPQTKATNAIYVNIPNHPDQFRAEDYNKFSADVPGYVRKVLDEQIGGTAVVASGTLGRQEPPGSNPAYSEVIPQAEFDINQIQQTLGTATPVTRGGVDGAQERFTTEADNSDLLTLISGFMGAGSCIDEFEYCTIPRSRAPEYYSPAGGGDPATVTATTQAIRIGDVLIASNPGEAFPEVNRAIRESVNTGARQIHVAALTDMLGYYYNRANYNDEQIGSSNFNTYNVGPDLGQDNADAARKAIGDLGFATTPQVVDAPWNPDVQKRPGVQWYPNRTASANPTVSIYGSATRSQDKKAPEPTVINWDFGDGDTQTTTKVDGDWERFDHTFPGPGTYQVTATVSSEHSIDHVIRDRSWSDTITIDPPLEITARVVRRSTTAATLAVSGKRDRGHVVGSSGNGRLIAASWSSAGKNKGAGLMLTIPFGRRTAKAAVTAVDGAGNTATAQVKIPRAPALKVKLRAKTLRLKSGRQGVLRAVVSNPGGAAATGVKVCATGNRVAQPVRRCVKAGKLGAGKRKTIKLRLRGKKKGASTVKLTVKSGNAGSAKAKLKVRTR, via the coding sequence ATGGTGGTTCGATCCGTTACTTCGATCCGGGAGGGGCGGAACGTCCTGCTCGGAATGCTTGCTGCGATCCTGATCGTGCTTCTTGCCGCGGGATCGGCCCAGGCAGCCAAGCCGGCGATCTTCGAGGCAGGTGCCGCGGCCTTCAACATCAACCCCGACACCCCCCAGTACATCGGCGGCTACGGCTACAAGAGCGGGCCGACCACGGAGGTCAACGACCCGCTCGAGGTCCGGGCCTTCTTCGTCGGCCAAGGCAGGAACGCGGCAGTGATGGTTTCGGCCGACTCGACCGGCTGGTTCAGCGCCTACGAGGGTCCCACGATGAAGCCGTACGGAATCGATGCCACCCGGGTCAAGATCGCCGAGGCCCTGAGCAACCGGGGCTACAACGTCACCCCCGAGTCGGTGCTGATCAACTCCACCCACGCCCACTCCACCCCGGTTCTGGTCGGAATCTGGGGCCTGGTCGACTGGAGGTACCTGAAGAAGGTTTCGACCAGCGCGGTCGATGCCGCCATCGCAGCGGCCGACCGGGCGAAGAAGTCCGAACTCTGGGCAGAAACCGGCAGCGTCCGGTCGCTGGTCTGGCAGAACGGCCAGGGCACCAACCACCCGGACGGGTACGAGGCCGACAACCAGCTGCCGGTGCTCTGGGCCCGGGATCCACAGACCAAGGCAACCAACGCGATCTACGTGAACATCCCGAACCACCCGGATCAGTTCCGGGCGGAGGACTACAACAAGTTTTCGGCCGACGTGCCGGGCTACGTCCGCAAGGTGCTGGATGAACAGATCGGTGGCACCGCCGTGGTCGCTTCCGGGACCCTCGGCCGCCAGGAACCGCCGGGCAGCAACCCCGCCTACAGCGAAGTGATTCCCCAGGCGGAGTTCGACATCAACCAGATCCAGCAGACACTGGGGACCGCGACCCCGGTGACCAGGGGTGGAGTTGATGGCGCCCAGGAGCGTTTCACCACCGAGGCGGACAACTCCGACCTGCTGACCCTGATCAGCGGTTTCATGGGGGCCGGCAGCTGCATCGACGAGTTCGAGTACTGCACGATCCCCCGTTCCCGGGCCCCCGAGTACTACAGCCCGGCGGGCGGTGGCGACCCGGCCACCGTCACTGCGACCACCCAGGCGATCCGGATCGGTGATGTGCTGATCGCGTCCAACCCCGGCGAGGCCTTCCCCGAGGTGAACCGGGCGATCCGGGAGTCGGTCAACACCGGCGCCCGCCAGATCCACGTGGCCGCCCTGACCGACATGCTCGGCTACTACTACAACCGCGCCAACTACAACGACGAGCAGATCGGGTCGAGCAACTTCAACACCTACAACGTCGGACCCGATCTCGGCCAGGACAATGCCGACGCGGCCCGGAAGGCAATCGGTGACCTCGGCTTCGCAACGACCCCACAGGTCGTTGATGCCCCGTGGAACCCGGACGTACAGAAGCGGCCCGGGGTTCAGTGGTACCCGAACCGGACCGCTTCGGCCAACCCGACGGTCAGCATCTACGGTTCCGCCACCCGTTCGCAGGACAAGAAGGCGCCGGAGCCGACCGTGATCAACTGGGACTTCGGTGACGGCGACACCCAGACTACCACCAAGGTGGACGGGGACTGGGAGCGGTTCGATCACACCTTCCCCGGTCCCGGCACCTACCAGGTGACCGCCACCGTGTCGAGTGAACACTCGATCGATCACGTGATCAGGGACCGCAGCTGGTCTGACACGATCACGATCGACCCGCCGCTGGAGATCACCGCCAGGGTTGTCAGACGTTCGACTACCGCCGCCACGCTCGCGGTATCCGGCAAACGCGACCGGGGTCACGTTGTCGGCAGCAGCGGCAACGGCAGGCTGATCGCCGCCAGCTGGTCCTCCGCCGGGAAGAACAAGGGTGCGGGTCTCATGCTGACCATCCCGTTCGGGAGGCGCACCGCGAAGGCGGCGGTGACCGCGGTTGACGGCGCCGGCAACACCGCCACCGCTCAGGTGAAGATCCCGCGGGCGCCGGCCCTGAAGGTCAAGCTCCGGGCGAAGACGCTGCGCCTGAAGAGCGGTCGTCAGGGTGTCCTCAGGGCCGTCGTCTCCAACCCGGGTGGTGCCGCCGCCACCGGCGTGAAGGTCTGCGCCACCGGCAACCGGGTGGCGCAACCGGTTCGCCGCTGTGTCAAGGCCGGAAAGCTCGGTGCCGGCAAACGCAAGACGATCAAACTCCGGCTGCGTGGCAAGAAGAAGGGCGCCTCCACCGTGAAGCTGACCGTGAAGTCAGGTAACGCCGGGAGCGCCAAGGCGAAACTCAAGGTTCGCACTCGATAG
- a CDS encoding peptidoglycan-binding protein — protein MRVNPLRRLGLLAALLSVLVVAGWSGSAGPASAATPYDRQGMWIWYISSSENGSLDAIIRRARRADVGTLYIKSGDGTNVWSQFTRSMVRRFQRAGLKVCGWQYVYGREPAREAAVSAVAKKRGADCFVIDAEAEYEGRYSQADRYIRQLRRRVGPKFKLALSTFPYNNYHQGFPYSVFLGPGAATANLPQVYWKAIGDSVREAVGIAWRENSIYERQIYPVGQTWMDPSAKALKNFRRYAKSYGVAPSWWSWQETSRSAWRTLGRPVRAFPHFTPSRERPVIRSGSSGDTVVWMQQYLVGAGYNLEINGIFGKRTKRAVRRFQRRRGLGDDGVVGPATWRKLLRVNPVRVRWSAARSSSVGARVSGGTGSAPSRPLSADIPMVRNEIAGAKRP, from the coding sequence ATGAGAGTCAATCCCCTTCGACGGCTCGGCCTGCTGGCCGCGCTGCTTTCCGTGCTGGTCGTCGCCGGCTGGTCCGGATCGGCGGGACCGGCCTCGGCCGCCACGCCGTACGACCGCCAGGGCATGTGGATCTGGTACATCTCGAGCTCCGAGAACGGGAGTCTGGACGCGATCATCCGTCGTGCCCGCCGGGCGGACGTGGGCACGCTCTACATCAAGTCCGGGGACGGAACCAACGTCTGGAGCCAGTTCACCCGGTCGATGGTCAGGCGCTTCCAGCGGGCCGGACTGAAGGTCTGTGGCTGGCAGTACGTCTACGGCCGCGAGCCGGCCCGGGAGGCCGCGGTGTCGGCGGTGGCGAAGAAACGCGGCGCGGACTGTTTCGTGATCGATGCCGAAGCGGAGTACGAAGGACGCTACTCGCAGGCGGACCGGTACATCCGCCAGCTGCGCCGTCGAGTCGGACCGAAGTTCAAGCTCGCGCTTTCAACCTTCCCCTACAACAACTACCACCAGGGTTTCCCCTACTCGGTCTTTCTCGGACCCGGTGCGGCGACCGCAAACCTGCCACAGGTCTACTGGAAGGCGATCGGGGACTCGGTCCGGGAAGCGGTCGGCATTGCCTGGCGGGAAAACTCGATCTACGAACGCCAGATCTATCCGGTCGGCCAGACCTGGATGGATCCCTCGGCAAAGGCCCTGAAGAACTTCCGTCGCTACGCGAAAAGCTACGGGGTCGCCCCCAGCTGGTGGTCCTGGCAGGAAACAAGCCGGTCCGCCTGGAGAACCCTGGGCCGTCCGGTCAGGGCCTTCCCCCATTTCACCCCGTCCCGGGAGCGACCGGTGATTCGGAGTGGCAGCAGCGGCGACACCGTGGTCTGGATGCAGCAGTACCTGGTCGGGGCCGGATACAACCTGGAGATCAACGGGATCTTCGGCAAGCGGACCAAGCGGGCCGTCCGCAGGTTCCAGCGGCGTCGCGGGCTCGGTGACGACGGCGTGGTCGGTCCGGCGACCTGGCGCAAGCTGCTCCGGGTCAATCCGGTCCGGGTCCGGTGGTCGGCCGCCCGGTCGAGCAGCGTCGGGGCCCGGGTTTCGGGCGGAACCGGGTCGGCGCCGTCCCGGCCGCTCTCGGCGGACATTCCGATGGTCCGCAACGAGATCGCCGGGGCCAAACGGCCGTAA
- a CDS encoding endonuclease/exonuclease/phosphatase family protein: MPLLVWALVRIGGLERGWPLVQVIAYTPYALIATLLSLLTAVLLRRWLPVVFLVIATLVFILAVGPRGFGTPTSVGHGRPVRILALNLHRGQADPRELLALAASRDVDLLVLTELTTGAIAGLEKAGIEPLYPETVLEPGPRGVGAGIWSRWPLAGLERLETRPAQFITAVQVPDSIPLNLVAVHPTAPTGPRSTPEWRRDLQALPAAGSRELPLVLAGDFNATLDHARLRDLIDTGYEDAAAAVGRGLSFTWPSRIGWPPPVTIDHVLAQGGIRVSDFDVEPVTGTDHRAVFAELVLPPVATRD, encoded by the coding sequence GTGCCGCTGCTGGTCTGGGCCCTGGTCCGGATCGGCGGTCTCGAACGGGGCTGGCCGCTGGTGCAGGTGATCGCCTACACGCCGTATGCGCTGATCGCCACCCTGCTCTCACTGCTCACGGCGGTGCTGCTTCGACGGTGGCTGCCGGTGGTCTTCCTGGTGATCGCGACGCTTGTCTTCATTCTGGCGGTCGGTCCCCGTGGCTTCGGGACCCCGACCTCGGTCGGTCACGGCCGTCCGGTCCGGATCCTCGCCCTGAACCTCCACCGGGGGCAGGCCGATCCCCGGGAACTGCTCGCGCTGGCGGCCTCTCGCGATGTTGATCTGCTGGTCCTGACCGAACTGACCACAGGGGCGATCGCCGGTCTGGAGAAGGCCGGGATCGAACCTCTCTATCCCGAAACGGTGCTCGAGCCGGGACCGCGGGGAGTCGGAGCCGGAATCTGGTCGCGCTGGCCCCTGGCCGGACTCGAACGGCTGGAAACTCGCCCGGCCCAGTTCATCACCGCGGTACAGGTGCCGGACTCGATCCCGCTGAACCTGGTTGCGGTTCACCCGACCGCTCCTACCGGCCCGCGATCCACCCCCGAATGGCGGCGTGATCTGCAGGCCCTCCCGGCTGCGGGTAGCCGGGAACTTCCGCTGGTGCTGGCCGGGGACTTCAACGCCACCCTCGACCACGCCCGGCTGCGGGACCTGATCGACACCGGCTACGAGGATGCCGCCGCTGCGGTCGGTCGAGGCCTGTCCTTCACCTGGCCTTCACGGATCGGGTGGCCGCCGCCGGTGACGATCGATCACGTGCTGGCCCAGGGGGGGATCCGGGTTTCCGATTTCGATGTCGAACCGGTCACCGGAACCGACCACCGGGCGGTCTTTGCGGAGCTGGTTCTCCCTCCGGTTGCCACCCGGGACTGA
- a CDS encoding polysaccharide deacetylase family protein, with protein MTPRRKLSFALAALLGTVLIVVFATQAQPAALTSPLALYQGDLRQDGNRVEFTIDTAGPVDTGTLDGLPDMDDGKSRFLCLELTAESGGRGARVCLAPEDRVGITPIGPDGGKPSTVEAEILRPGNDRITARFPYGLLDLDPGRYRFRFVSSDGSCGSRPDDRCVDSIPQGQGPGFNLRVPALTGCQNDGGREVRNGARDQKAVALTFDDGPGVSTPEILRILREKRVDATFFLLSSMISQDPEAVKQIPRQGSEVANHSIAHAALPPLSDIEQANQAISEASGVTPCAFRPPYGAVDASLVARARQAGLDTVLWDVDTEDWQSYTTIDSILANVKTNATNGSIILMHDGGDQPRPKTIELLPKLIDQLRNDGFALVTVSELLGNEITWEPLGKP; from the coding sequence ATGACTCCACGCCGCAAACTTTCTTTCGCTCTGGCCGCCCTTCTCGGGACGGTTCTCATCGTCGTTTTCGCCACCCAGGCCCAGCCTGCGGCACTGACCAGTCCGCTGGCGCTCTACCAGGGAGACCTGCGCCAGGACGGCAACCGGGTCGAGTTCACGATCGACACCGCCGGTCCGGTCGACACCGGCACCCTCGACGGCCTGCCGGACATGGACGACGGGAAGAGCCGGTTCCTCTGCCTCGAACTCACCGCCGAATCGGGAGGCCGGGGAGCCCGGGTCTGCCTGGCGCCGGAGGACAGGGTCGGGATCACCCCGATCGGGCCGGACGGCGGGAAACCGTCGACCGTGGAGGCCGAGATCCTGCGCCCCGGAAACGACCGGATCACCGCCCGGTTCCCTTACGGGCTGCTCGATCTCGATCCCGGTCGCTACCGGTTCCGGTTCGTTTCCTCGGACGGAAGCTGCGGATCCAGGCCGGATGACCGGTGTGTCGACTCGATCCCGCAGGGTCAAGGCCCCGGTTTCAACCTCAGGGTCCCGGCCCTCACCGGCTGCCAGAACGATGGTGGCCGTGAGGTTCGCAACGGTGCGCGGGACCAGAAAGCGGTCGCCCTTACCTTCGACGACGGGCCGGGGGTGTCGACCCCGGAGATCCTCCGGATTCTCCGTGAGAAGCGGGTTGATGCCACCTTCTTCCTCCTCAGTTCGATGATCTCCCAGGACCCGGAGGCGGTGAAGCAGATCCCCCGTCAGGGCAGCGAGGTGGCGAACCACTCGATCGCGCATGCTGCCCTTCCTCCGCTCTCCGACATCGAACAGGCAAACCAGGCGATCTCGGAGGCTTCCGGGGTGACGCCGTGTGCCTTCCGGCCCCCGTACGGTGCGGTTGACGCAAGCCTGGTCGCCCGGGCCAGACAGGCCGGTCTCGACACGGTGCTCTGGGATGTCGACACCGAGGACTGGCAGAGCTACACCACGATCGACTCGATCCTCGCCAACGTGAAGACAAACGCCACCAACGGCTCGATCATCCTGATGCACGACGGCGGCGACCAGCCCCGGCCGAAGACGATCGAACTCCTGCCGAAGCTGATCGACCAGTTGCGGAACGACGGGTTCGCTCTAGTCACCGTGTCCGAGCTGCTAGGCAACGAGATCACCTGGGAACCGCTCGGCAAACCCTGA
- a CDS encoding DegT/DnrJ/EryC1/StrS family aminotransferase, whose product MNAQPELDQNRTPYLDALIEFAQSDPGRFNVPGHQGGIGASEKLRLLAGSTGLANDVPALIEGIDVGSPNPFQEAQRLAAGAWGAKRSWFLVNGASQGNQSMCLAVGHMGDEIVVQRNVHSSVIDGMILAGLTPTFVAPEMDEELGVAHCLTPEALAEALDRCPNAAAAVVVSPTYFGAAADVAGLAEVAHSRGIPLVADEAWGAHFHFHPDLPPSAIQSGADLVISSTHKIVGSLTQSAMIHLATDRFDENIIDRCISMTESTSPNSLLCGSLDAARQQAAVDGERLLGETISGLTEARAELRLVDGLDVLDEKLLERESVAGWDPLRVVIDVRGTGATGYRVAAMARELTNVNFELASDTVAVAVFGLGTGTPTRGQRMLDGMITVVEELQENPPAESPRVVLPPPWGEPAVTLRQAFFGRHEVVPFDQAEGRIGAEPLAAYPPGIPNVLPGEILTRETLDFIRDSVEHGGFVRGAADRELTTLRVLSE is encoded by the coding sequence ATGAACGCGCAGCCCGAACTCGACCAGAACCGAACTCCCTATCTCGATGCCCTGATCGAGTTCGCCCAGAGCGACCCGGGACGCTTCAACGTCCCCGGTCACCAGGGCGGCATCGGCGCCAGTGAAAAACTCCGGTTGCTGGCCGGTTCGACCGGGCTGGCCAACGACGTTCCCGCCCTGATCGAGGGGATCGACGTAGGCAGCCCGAACCCGTTCCAGGAGGCGCAGCGGCTGGCCGCCGGTGCCTGGGGGGCGAAGCGCTCCTGGTTTCTGGTCAACGGTGCCTCCCAGGGCAACCAGTCGATGTGCCTGGCGGTCGGCCACATGGGTGACGAGATCGTGGTCCAGCGCAACGTTCACTCCTCGGTGATCGACGGAATGATCCTGGCCGGCCTCACCCCCACCTTCGTCGCCCCGGAGATGGACGAGGAGCTCGGCGTGGCCCACTGCCTCACCCCGGAAGCCTTGGCCGAGGCGCTCGACCGCTGCCCGAACGCAGCGGCCGCGGTGGTCGTTTCCCCCACCTACTTTGGTGCCGCTGCCGACGTGGCCGGTCTGGCCGAGGTCGCCCACTCGCGGGGAATCCCGCTGGTTGCCGATGAGGCCTGGGGCGCCCACTTCCACTTCCACCCCGACCTGCCACCGTCCGCGATCCAGTCCGGGGCGGATCTGGTGATCTCCTCCACCCACAAGATCGTCGGCAGCCTGACCCAGTCGGCGATGATTCATCTCGCCACCGATCGCTTCGACGAGAACATCATCGACCGCTGCATCTCGATGACCGAATCGACCAGCCCGAACTCGCTGCTCTGCGGCTCGCTCGACGCGGCCCGGCAGCAGGCGGCGGTCGACGGGGAACGGCTGCTCGGCGAGACCATCTCCGGCCTGACCGAAGCCCGGGCAGAGCTGCGACTGGTTGACGGGCTGGACGTGCTGGACGAGAAGCTGCTGGAGAGGGAGAGTGTCGCCGGCTGGGATCCGCTCAGGGTCGTGATCGACGTGCGTGGAACCGGAGCCACCGGATACCGGGTGGCAGCGATGGCCCGTGAACTGACCAACGTGAACTTCGAACTGGCATCGGACACGGTCGCGGTGGCCGTGTTCGGACTCGGGACCGGCACCCCGACCCGGGGTCAGCGAATGCTGGACGGGATGATCACGGTGGTCGAAGAACTGCAGGAGAACCCGCCGGCCGAATCACCACGGGTCGTACTGCCGCCACCCTGGGGCGAGCCCGCCGTGACCCTGCGACAGGCCTTCTTCGGCCGTCACGAGGTGGTGCCCTTCGACCAGGCCGAAGGCCGGATCGGGGCGGAGCCGCTGGCCGCCTACCCGCCCGGCATACCAAACGTCTTGCCGGGAGAGATCCTGACCCGTGAGACACTCGACTTCATCCGGGACTCGGTCGAACATGGCGGCTTCGTGCGTGGCGCCGCCGACCGGGAACTGACCACCCTGCGAGTTCTCTCCGAGTAA
- a CDS encoding fumarylacetoacetate hydrolase family protein produces the protein MRFVTYASDRGPRAGVRTETGLIDAWDLIGDSPEPSLRNLLAAERMGDVRAAIEDGSWSEVATSPGSILCPIPDPDKIVCVGLNFREHAVETGQEIPRAPAIFAKFRNALVPDGSTVTLPAASRKVDYEAEIAFVISKRAREVPVEQAMDHVAGYTLLNDLSARDLQGRTPQWMPGKVFDGSAPCGPDLVTPDEAGPSDALELGMRVNGEERQSSSTADLIFPVPELVSILSSWMTLEPGDIISTGTPSGVGLGMDPMVWLEDGDELLVSSPQLGELRTTIRR, from the coding sequence ATGAGATTCGTTACCTACGCTTCCGACCGTGGCCCCCGGGCCGGAGTCCGGACCGAAACCGGCCTGATCGACGCTTGGGACCTGATCGGGGACAGTCCCGAACCGAGCCTCAGGAATCTGCTCGCTGCGGAGCGGATGGGGGATGTGCGGGCCGCGATCGAGGACGGCTCCTGGAGCGAGGTGGCGACCTCGCCGGGAAGCATTCTCTGTCCGATCCCGGATCCGGACAAGATCGTCTGTGTCGGCCTCAACTTCCGGGAACACGCGGTCGAGACCGGTCAGGAGATCCCCAGGGCACCGGCGATCTTCGCCAAGTTCCGGAATGCGCTGGTTCCGGACGGCTCCACAGTCACGCTCCCGGCCGCCTCCCGCAAGGTCGATTACGAAGCCGAGATCGCCTTCGTGATCTCGAAGCGGGCTCGCGAGGTGCCGGTCGAGCAGGCGATGGATCACGTCGCCGGCTACACCCTGCTGAACGACCTCTCGGCCCGGGACCTTCAGGGCCGGACCCCGCAGTGGATGCCGGGCAAGGTGTTCGACGGATCCGCCCCCTGCGGCCCCGATCTGGTCACCCCGGATGAGGCCGGTCCGTCCGACGCACTCGAGCTGGGAATGCGCGTGAACGGGGAGGAACGTCAGAGCTCTTCGACCGCAGACCTGATCTTTCCGGTGCCGGAACTGGTCTCGATCCTCTCCAGCTGGATGACCCTGGAGCCGGGCGACATCATCTCCACCGGAACTCCCTCCGGGGTCGGTCTGGGGATGGACCCGATGGTCTGGCTCGAGGACGGGGACGAACTCCTGGTCAGCTCGCCGCAGCTCGGCGAGTTGAGGACCACGATCCGGCGCTGA
- a CDS encoding NAD(P)H-dependent oxidoreductase produces MLNLLVVIASVRPGRLGKPVADWFLPLAEADGRFEVRSADLLELDLPFMDEPEEPHLLAYTREHTRNWSGIVNWSDAIVFVTPEYNATPAPALKNAIDFLYHEWVGKPAGFVSYGGVWAGARAVQALKPTLTQLGMMPLASQVPIPNAATHLDENGAFDGERFERGAGRMLSQLELWAETLTPIREQAREKVRAAEA; encoded by the coding sequence ATGTTGAATCTGCTGGTGGTTATCGCATCGGTTCGGCCGGGGCGCCTGGGCAAGCCGGTCGCCGACTGGTTCCTGCCGCTCGCCGAAGCCGACGGTCGCTTCGAGGTCCGGTCGGCTGACCTGCTCGAGCTGGACCTCCCCTTCATGGACGAACCGGAGGAACCCCATCTGCTCGCCTACACCCGTGAGCACACCCGCAACTGGAGCGGGATCGTCAACTGGTCCGACGCGATCGTGTTCGTGACACCCGAGTACAACGCGACTCCGGCTCCAGCGCTGAAGAACGCGATCGATTTCCTCTACCACGAGTGGGTGGGCAAACCGGCCGGTTTCGTCAGCTACGGCGGGGTGTGGGCGGGAGCCAGAGCGGTCCAGGCGCTGAAGCCGACCCTCACCCAGCTCGGCATGATGCCGCTGGCCAGCCAGGTGCCGATCCCGAACGCGGCCACCCACCTTGACGAGAACGGTGCTTTCGATGGCGAGCGGTTCGAACGTGGGGCAGGGCGGATGTTGAGCCAGCTTGAACTCTGGGCGGAAACGCTGACTCCGATCCGGGAGCAGGCCCGGGAGAAGGTCCGCGCCGCCGAGGCCTAA